The sequence below is a genomic window from Streptomyces sp. NBC_00289.
AAGTGCTGGCCCAGCGGATCAGCCCGGGAGAGGTCAAAGACCTCGCATCCCAGCTGCCCGGCCCACTGGGACAAGTTCTGCACCACGCCACGCCACAGCAGGCGCGGAGCTTCGGGATCGAAGAGTTCTACCGCCGGGTCGCCGAACGCACCCATGCCCGGCCGCGTACCGCGCAGTGGGACGCCAGCGCGGTCCTGACCACCGTCGCCGACGCTGTCACGGGCGGAGAACTGAACCAGCTCATCAGCCAACTCCCCTCCAGTTACGCGGTCCTGTTCGGCAAGGCCGACCTCGCGGACTGAGCCCGTGAGGCGCCCAGAACGAAAGGCCCACGAAAATGGTCGACACAGGTTTCTCCTCGTTCGACACCATGGTGGACAAGGCCAATCGGCTCCTCAAGGACGTCGAGGAGGCCTTCGAGTGGCCCAAAGAACGCCGCAAGCAGTCGTACGCGGCACTTCGGGCCGTGCTGCACCCACTCCGGGACCGTCTCCCGGTCGAGACCGCCGTACAATTCGGCGCCCAGCTGCCGACCCTCATCAGAGGCGTCTACTACGACGGCTGGAAACCCGCCGAGACGCCCGTGAAGATGAGCAACGAGGAGTTCTTCGCACGGGTCCGGAGCGAATTCCCCTACACGGTCGAGGGCGGCAGCGAAAAACTGGTGCGCACCGTACTGAAATCCCTGGAGCGCCACGTGAGCGCCGGCGAATGGCAGCACCTCAAATCCCGGGTGCCGAAATCCCTTGCCGCGCTCCTGCCGTGATCCGGCCGGAGACGATCACGAGTGCGGCTCAGCCCCCGAACAGGCATGCGGCGCCCCGGCCGTCCCAACACCCAGGTGTAGTGATCACGAGCGCTGTTGACGCTCGCCGGTGCTTGATCACGGCGAAGACCTCCGGTGTCGCGCAGCTGTCCAGGACTGCACCGCACGGAGGTCTTCGTGTCCCACCATGATGCCCGGCCGACCGTTCACGGCACGCGGCTGCTCGTCGAGCGTGTCCGTTCCGGCCGTCCCGGCGCCCATGTCGCGTCGGAAATGGAGCAGGCCCCACGTAAACCACACGGCGCTGCTGATGACGCCGAACGCCGCGATGGCCGCGCCCGTCCGCCCAGCGCGGCGCCGCCAGGAGGCAGCCCGGCCAACGCGACCCAGCAGGGCGTTCCGGCTAGGCTCACACCGTGACGTGGCTGCGGGCCCTCGGCGAGGTCGTGCGATCCGGGCTCACGATCGAGGAGACGCGGCTGGAGCCCCTGCTCGCGCTGCGCACGGCTGCTGGGGTGGCGCTCGTCATCGGGCCCGCGCTGTGGCTGGTCTCCCCCACGTACGCCGCGTCCGCCGCCCTCGGTGCCTACTCCGCGGGTGGGGCCACCTTCCAGCGCACCTGGCGCCCACGCAAGGTCATCGCGCTCGCCGCGGGCTCGGGCCTGGCGGTCAGCACCTTCGTGGGCTACCTGGCGGCGGGGCGACTCGCGACGTTCCTCCCACTGCTGGCTGTATGGGCCTTCGTCGCCGGGATGGCGTGGGCCCTCGGATCGACCGCAGGGATCGTCGCAGCGACGACGGTCGGCAGCATGCTGGTGACCATCACCCTGCCCACGAGCGTCGGGCGAGCCCTGGAGCACGCCGGGGTCATCGCGCTCGGAGGGGTGGCGCAGGCCCTGCTGATCCTGCTGTTCCCGATCCGCCGCTGGGGGGCGCATCGTGACGCGCTCGCCGACGCCCTGGCCGCCGTGGCGGACTACGCCCGCCGGCTGCGGCAGGACCCGACCGCCCCGTTCGACCCGGAGCCGCTGATGACGGCCCGGGACGCGGCCGCCGTAACGCCGTCACAGGCCCGCACCCGTCCCCCCGTCCTCCACGGCCCCCGCGGCCTCGCCGAGCGCATTCTGCCGGTCGTCGCCGCGCTCGCCGACCCGGACGTCGGCGCCCCGGCGGAGGGACCCGGGCGGGACCGCGCACGGGAGTTGCTCAACGCGGCCGCCGACGTCCTGGACGCGGCCGCCCGTTCGATCCGCTGCGGCACTCCGACCGAAGTGCCGCCCCGGAGCACGGAAGTCCTGCGCGTCGACGAGGAACACGAAGTGCTGGAGGGGCCCGCCCGACAGGCCGCCCAACGGCTCGTGGAACTGCTCGACGAGGCCTTGGAGATCGCCGGGAGCGGCGGCGCGCGCGACAAGGCGCCAACGCCGCCCGGCCCCGCCAGCGCCCACTTCCTGGTGCGCCCGACCATGCACCGGCTGCTCCCGGTCGTCGTCCGGGCGGCCCGCTGTGAGCTCCGCCGGGACTCGCCCGTGTTCCGGCACGCCGTCCGCCTGGCGGCGGTGGCCACGCTCGGCTATCTCATCGCCGCCCTGCTACCCCTGGGCCACGGCTACTGGGCGCCCATCGCTGCGGTGATGGTGATGCGGCCGGACTTCCACCGGACGTACGCGCGTGCAGTGGCCCGTCTCGCCGGGACCCTGGCGGGGGTCACGCTCGCCACCGGGATGGTGCGGGCCCTGGGCCCGGACGCCCATGTGTTCGGCGCGCTGGCGGTGGTCTCGGCGGGCCTGTCGTACACGCTGATCCGTACCGGCTACGCCTACTCCCAGTGCTTCACCGCCGCGTACGTCGTCTTCCTGCTCGGCATGGGCGGCCAGGCATGGGAGCAGACGGTCCCGGAACGGGTAGTGCTCACCCTGCTCGGCGGGGCTCTGGCAATGCTGGCGTACGTGGTGTTCCCAGCATGGGAGACCCCCCGACTGCCGAGCCGCCTTGCGGACTGGCTCGCCGCCAACGGCCGCTACGCCGCCGCGGTGCTCCGCAGCTACGCCGAACCGACCCGGGAGCATCGCGCCGACACGCGCAGGGCCCTCCTGGCGAGCAGGGAGGCACGTGCCGCCTGGCAGGAGGCCTACGACCAGGCAAAACAGGAACCGGTCCGCCCGAGAGGTCTGACATCGCGCGAGGCGGAGGACGCACAACAGGCGCTCAAGGGACTCGACCGCGCGGCGATGCTCATGGAGAGCCACATCCCGCGGGCCGACAGCCGATTCGCCCCCGAGGCGCAGCAGTTCGCCGAAGCCTTGGAGGCCGACACCGCGCAGGCGGCAGCCGACGTGCGCGAGCACAAGAATCCCGACTGGCAACGCGTGAAGCAGGCACTCCACGCGTGGGAGGACGCCGCCGGCGACCAAAGCCCGGTAGTGCGGCGCGGAGCGGAACTGCAGAAGCAGGCCTTGGACGACCTCGCGACGGCCGTGAGCCGCACACCCCTGGAACGGGACGTCGGCTCTGCTCGCGAGGAGCAGCGCGTGCGGGCGGCCGTAGCTGCGGAAGGTGACCGACCAGAATCCACACGCCAGGGTGGGTGACGGCCCCGGCGACGAGCCTGTGACCATGCGACTACGGTCCGCAGGGCCATGGACCGCAAGAAGGACGCCGGCCCCAACCGGGGCGCGGGCGCCGTCGCCCTGAGGCCTTCACGGAAATCGGCCTCGTCTCACTCAGCCCGACACCTCCGGGACACAGGACTTCGCAACCGCACGGAGGGGGCGGCGAGCGAAGCCCGTGGACCGCGCTGAGACGTCATCGCGCCCGTCGCCCCCCTTGCGTCAGGCCAGGCCGAACCGCTCGGCGTGCACCTGCAGGTGCGGAACCTTCAGCCTGCGCAGGGCGCCGAGCACGGTCGAGGTCATCGCGGGCGGACCACAGACGTAGACGTCGCGTTCGGCTATGTCGGGAACCAGGCCGAGGAGACCGTCGGGCTCGAACGGCGGGCTCGTCTCCCCCGTGCGGCCGGTGAGCAGGTGCAACCGCCCACCCCGGTCCGCGATCAGGGCTCGTACCTCGTCGACCAGCACGGCATCGCTCTCACTGCGCACCCGGTAGAGCACGACGACGTCGTCGCCCGCTTCCTCCTCCAACAGGGCTCTGACCGGCGTGATCCCCACTCCTCCGGCGATCAGGAGCGCACCCGGCCGCGTTCGGTGCAACGCGGTGAACGCCCCGTACGGACCTTCGACGAATGCGCGGCTCCCGACCGGGACGTGCCGCAGACCGGCGCTGGCGCTGCCGACCGCCTTGGCGGTCAGGCGCAACGTGCGGCCGTCGGGCGCCGCCGACAGCGAGAACGGATTCGCCAGCCACCAGTGGTTGTGCCCGGGGAACCGCCAGATGCAGAACTGGCCGGCCCGGGCCGGCAACCTGTCGAGGTGACGGCCGGTGACGCGCACCGACACCACGTCGTCCGACTCCAGCACCACCTCAGCAACCCGGAACCGGTGATAGGCGTTGCGCCACAGCGGCAGGACGATCCGCCCCGTGACCAGAGCACCGAACGCGAACAGCCACAGAGCCCACCAGTAGACCTTCGCCGGCGCGGAATAGCTGAACGTCGTCGTCTCCTGCAACTGGTGGACAAATGCCAGCCCCAACGCCACGTACAACAGCAGATGCAGGCCGTGCCAGGTCTCGTACCGAAGCCGCCGTCTGACCTGCCGGGCGGACACCGCGGCGACCACGACGATGATCGCCGCGGCCCCCATCCCGAGCAACGAGGCGGGCACTCCGGCCAGTGCGGAGAACGTCTTCGCCATCGACGCGTCATCGAGCCTCGCAAAGCCCAGCACCACCAGCAGGGCGTGGGTGAGCACGGTCCACAACAAGGTGAACCCGACCCACCGGTGCCACACCGTCAGCCGGTCCATGCCGATACGGCGGTCGAGCCACGGCAGCCGCGCCACCAGCAACAGCTGGAACAGCACGAGCACGGCGGCGTGCAGACCAAAGAACCTGGCGACCGTGAGCACCCCGTTCTGGCCGGTCCCGGCAGCGAGGAACAAGCCCTCGAGGATCACCAAGTTGACAATGACAAAAGTCCACAACGCCCACTGCGCCGCAACGACCGGAGGTCTGGTGCCTGTCCGCACCTGTGTACTCGTCGCTTCCACCGCTTCCCCTTCATATGTCCATGTGACGTGTTCGCGCCCGGCACCCCCGAGGCCGCGAGGACTCGAGCACGCTGATCTGATACGGCCCCGGTAGGGGCAGGAAAAGGAAACGTGACGAAACGAGTGCGCTGTTTGGCCTCGGTCGTGCTCGTTCCGCGATCGGCACCCTGGTCGTGCTGACCACACTGTGCACTACAGGCTTGCGCCCCGACCCCTGATCAGCCCAGATCCTGGCACCAATTGCGCAAGCGGTCGCACTGCCCGGCGTCGGGTTCAGCGGCTGCGCCGCCGCCCCCGGCGGGCGTACGTGCCCGTCCCGGACACCCGGCATGACGGCACCGCCGTCGGCGTCGACAACGACCCCCGCCCGCTCAGAACCACGATGGCCACCCGCACCGGCGTCCGACCGGTCGCGGCCCGCCCGGCCGCACTTGGAGGGCTCTCTCTTCGGGGGCGCCCGCCCCGGCTGCGGGCAGACACGCACGGAGTCCTTTCTGTGCTCTTTCTGTGGAGCGCGGCAACCTTCCGTCCTGCGGCGACCACTGGAAAGCAACACCGGCTCGGCATTCCAGAACGGATGAGCAATGAGAAAGCAGCAAGCCCCACAGCACCGCCGACGCAGGATCCGGCTGGCCGTGGGTACGCCGCTGGCGCTGATCGCCGCTGGCGTTCTCGCCTATGGCGCGGTCTTCGGGACGTTCGGAGACGACGCCGAGCCCCACGCTGCGGCGGCGCCGGCTCCGGTGCCCCGCGACGCGTCGGCGGCCGTGGCCGCGATGCAGCCGGGCTGGAACCTGGGCAACAGCCTGGACGCCGGCCCCGACGAGACAAGTTGGGGTCAGCCGCGCACCACCAAGACCCTGCTGGACTCGGTCCGCGCCCAGGGCTTCAAGAGCATCCGTGTCCCCGTGACCTGGAGTGACCACCAAGGGGCGGCGCCGAACTACACCATCGGCCCGGCGTACATGAGCCGGGTCAAGCAGGTCGTCGACTGGGCGATCACCGACGGCCTCTACGTGATCATCGACGTGCATCATGACTCCTGGCAGTGGACCAGCAAGATGTCCACCGATCACGACCAGATCCTGGCCCGCTTCGACGCGACCTGGACGCAGATCGCCACCGCGTTCCGTGACGAGCCTGCCCAGCTGGTCTTCGAGAGCGTCAACGAACCCCAGTTCGACAACGCCGACAACGCCCGCAAGGCCCAGCTGCTCAGCGAGCTCAACACGTCCTTCCACAAGGTCGTGCGTGCGTCGGGCGGCACCAACAAGAACCGTCTGCTCATGCTGCCCACCGAGGCCTGTACCCCCAGCCAACGGCTGATGGACAACCTGGCCACCTCGATCAAGTCGCTGCACGATTCCCGACTGATCGCGACCGTGCACTACTACGGCTATTTCCCGTTCAGTGTGAACGTCGCCGGCTCCACCCGCTTCGACGCGCAGGCCCGGGGCGACCTGGACACGACGTTCAGGCTGATGCGCGACACCTTCGTCGCCCAGGGCATCCCCGTCGTGCTCGGCGAGTACGGTCTCCTCGGCTACGACCACGGTCCCGGCGCGGTGGAACGCGGTGAGATGCTGAAGTACTTCGAGGCGCTCGGCCACGCCGCCCGCACCAACAAGATCACCACGGTGCTGTGGGACAACGGCTCCTTCTACGACCGCGGCAAGCTGCTCTGGAAGGACGCGGGGCTGTTCCGGCAGATCAAGTCGAGCTGGACGACCCGCTCGGCGACAGTCTCCTCCGACCGCGTCTTCGTGCCGAAGTCCGGGCCGGTCACGGACCGTTCGCTCACCCTGGACCTGAACGGCGCAGGCTTCACCTCGCTCAAGCAGGGCACCACCAAGCTGGTCAGCGGCCGGGACTACACACTCTCCGGCAACCGGCTCACCCTGAAGGCGACCACCCTCACCCGGCTCGTCGGCGACCGCTCCCCCGGGGTCAACGCGACGCTCCGGGCCGGGTTCTCCCGAGGGGTACCCTGGCGCATCCAGGTGATCACCTATGACACCCCGGTGCAGTCGGACACGACCGGTACGACCGCGTCGTTCCGCATTCCCACACGGTTCCGGGGTGACGTGCTGGCGACGATGCAGGCCACGTACGCCGACGGCAGCAACGCGGGCCCGACCAGCTGGACGCCGTACCAGCAGTTCAACACCGCCTTCGCACCGGACTACGCCGAGAGGACCATCCGCCTGACCCCCGCCTTCCTCAACGCGCTCGAGGACAATGCGCGCGTCAAGCTCACCTTCCCTTTCTGGAGCGGCGCCACCGTGACCTACCACGTGACCAGGTCGGGCAGCACGGTGACCGGCACGACCTCCTGACCACGGCCGCCCGGCCGGGTGCTCAGCCGGGGGCGGAGAACACCAGGCGGGCTGCGAGGAACCGTTGGTCACTTCGGCGCGGTCACCGTCATGGCGCAGGCTGTGCCGTTGAGGGTGTAGGAGCTCGGCGCGGCGGTGTTGCCGGTGTGGGTCGCCTGGAATCCGATGTCGACGGACGCGCCTGGGGCGATCGTGGCGTTGTGGGCGACGTGCCTGGCCGTCACCTTGCCGGAGGTGGGCGAGTAGTCCGCGTTCCAGCCGGAGGTGACGGTCTGGCCGGCAGGCAGGGTGAAGACGAGGGACCAGCCGTCGATCGTGGTGGTGCCGGTGTTGGCGATGCTGATGTTCGACGACAGGCCGGTGTTCCAGGCACTGACGGAGGCGGTGACGCGGCAGGTCGCCGTCCCCGGCGGCGGGTTGGAGGTCTGGAACTGTGTGAAGAACTTCCACACCTCCGCCGGCAGCCAGGTCCTGGATCCGCTGTCACCTGCGGCCCCGTCCTGGGGAGCTGCGATGTGTCCTTCGTCGAAGGCGGCCCAGACGACCGGATGTCCGGCCGAGCAGCCCGAGTAGGCGGTGATCCGGTGCGTCAGGCTGCCCTGGGCCGGTTCTGGCGGGTTCTGGCCGGCGCAGCCGTTGTTCCTGACGAACCTGTCTCGCAACGTCCGTCCGCCGGAGATCATGAGGACGTTGTCCCTGAGGCCGTGTACCCCGAGGTAGGCGATGGGCTGGGTGCCACCGCTGCATCCGCTGAGCTGGCCGCCGCTCTGGACCGCGACCGCGCGGAAGACCGTCGCGCGGGAACAGGCCAGCGCGTACGACATGGCGGCGCCATAGCTGAATCCCAGGGCGAAGCGCTGTGTCGTGTCGACGCACAGGTCCGTCTCGATCCGCCTGAGCATGTCGTCGACGAAGGTGACGTCTTCCCCGCCGGCATTGGCCCAGCCGTTGTCGAGGCCTTGGGGTGCTACGAAGATGGCGCTGTTGTTCGCCAGTCGCTGGAGCCCGTAGTAGGCCCAGGTGCCCGTTTCCACGGTGCGGCCGGTGGCGACGTCGGTGGAGGTGCCGCCCAGCCAGTGGAACCCGAAGACCAGCCGGTAGGGACGGTTGTGGTCGTAGCCGTCGGGGATGCGCAGGATGAAGTCCCGGATCTTGCCGCCGCTCTGGATGGTGTGCGTTCCGCTCGTCAGGGCGGGGATCTTGCCGCAACCGGGGCTCGGGGCGGCGGTGCCGACGGACGCGGCCACCGTGTCGGAGGCCGCACGCGGGGCGTCCTCGCCCTGGCCGCGTCCCAGTGCCGTGCCTCCCAGGCTCAGGACGACCAGCACCGCGACCACGGCGGACCAGAGCAGGGATCTTGTCCTTGTCATCGTGAAGCTCTCCTTTTGAAGCCGCGGTTGCTCACGCGCGGGTCCACTTCTGGTTGGCCTGGCCGTTGCAGCTCCACAGGACCAGCGGGGTTCCGTTGGTGGTGCCGGCCCGGCCGGCGTCGAGGCACAGCCCGGCGTGGGCG
It includes:
- a CDS encoding DUF2267 domain-containing protein, whose protein sequence is MVDTGFSSFDTMVDKANRLLKDVEEAFEWPKERRKQSYAALRAVLHPLRDRLPVETAVQFGAQLPTLIRGVYYDGWKPAETPVKMSNEEFFARVRSEFPYTVEGGSEKLVRTVLKSLERHVSAGEWQHLKSRVPKSLAALLP
- a CDS encoding cellulase family glycosylhydrolase; this translates as MRKQQAPQHRRRRIRLAVGTPLALIAAGVLAYGAVFGTFGDDAEPHAAAAPAPVPRDASAAVAAMQPGWNLGNSLDAGPDETSWGQPRTTKTLLDSVRAQGFKSIRVPVTWSDHQGAAPNYTIGPAYMSRVKQVVDWAITDGLYVIIDVHHDSWQWTSKMSTDHDQILARFDATWTQIATAFRDEPAQLVFESVNEPQFDNADNARKAQLLSELNTSFHKVVRASGGTNKNRLLMLPTEACTPSQRLMDNLATSIKSLHDSRLIATVHYYGYFPFSVNVAGSTRFDAQARGDLDTTFRLMRDTFVAQGIPVVLGEYGLLGYDHGPGAVERGEMLKYFEALGHAARTNKITTVLWDNGSFYDRGKLLWKDAGLFRQIKSSWTTRSATVSSDRVFVPKSGPVTDRSLTLDLNGAGFTSLKQGTTKLVSGRDYTLSGNRLTLKATTLTRLVGDRSPGVNATLRAGFSRGVPWRIQVITYDTPVQSDTTGTTASFRIPTRFRGDVLATMQATYADGSNAGPTSWTPYQQFNTAFAPDYAERTIRLTPAFLNALEDNARVKLTFPFWSGATVTYHVTRSGSTVTGTTS
- a CDS encoding FUSC family protein; translated protein: MTWLRALGEVVRSGLTIEETRLEPLLALRTAAGVALVIGPALWLVSPTYAASAALGAYSAGGATFQRTWRPRKVIALAAGSGLAVSTFVGYLAAGRLATFLPLLAVWAFVAGMAWALGSTAGIVAATTVGSMLVTITLPTSVGRALEHAGVIALGGVAQALLILLFPIRRWGAHRDALADALAAVADYARRLRQDPTAPFDPEPLMTARDAAAVTPSQARTRPPVLHGPRGLAERILPVVAALADPDVGAPAEGPGRDRARELLNAAADVLDAAARSIRCGTPTEVPPRSTEVLRVDEEHEVLEGPARQAAQRLVELLDEALEIAGSGGARDKAPTPPGPASAHFLVRPTMHRLLPVVVRAARCELRRDSPVFRHAVRLAAVATLGYLIAALLPLGHGYWAPIAAVMVMRPDFHRTYARAVARLAGTLAGVTLATGMVRALGPDAHVFGALAVVSAGLSYTLIRTGYAYSQCFTAAYVVFLLGMGGQAWEQTVPERVVLTLLGGALAMLAYVVFPAWETPRLPSRLADWLAANGRYAAAVLRSYAEPTREHRADTRRALLASREARAAWQEAYDQAKQEPVRPRGLTSREAEDAQQALKGLDRAAMLMESHIPRADSRFAPEAQQFAEALEADTAQAAADVREHKNPDWQRVKQALHAWEDAAGDQSPVVRRGAELQKQALDDLATAVSRTPLERDVGSAREEQRVRAAVAAEGDRPESTRQGG
- a CDS encoding cellulose binding domain-containing protein — encoded protein: MTRTRSLLWSAVVAVLVVLSLGGTALGRGQGEDAPRAASDTVAASVGTAAPSPGCGKIPALTSGTHTIQSGGKIRDFILRIPDGYDHNRPYRLVFGFHWLGGTSTDVATGRTVETGTWAYYGLQRLANNSAIFVAPQGLDNGWANAGGEDVTFVDDMLRRIETDLCVDTTQRFALGFSYGAAMSYALACSRATVFRAVAVQSGGQLSGCSGGTQPIAYLGVHGLRDNVLMISGGRTLRDRFVRNNGCAGQNPPEPAQGSLTHRITAYSGCSAGHPVVWAAFDEGHIAAPQDGAAGDSGSRTWLPAEVWKFFTQFQTSNPPPGTATCRVTASVSAWNTGLSSNISIANTGTTTIDGWSLVFTLPAGQTVTSGWNADYSPTSGKVTARHVAHNATIAPGASVDIGFQATHTGNTAAPSSYTLNGTACAMTVTAPK
- a CDS encoding DUF2267 domain-containing protein: MKYDGFLARVRELGEYNDQDEAADVTNAVLEVLAQRISPGEVKDLASQLPGPLGQVLHHATPQQARSFGIEEFYRRVAERTHARPRTAQWDASAVLTTVADAVTGGELNQLISQLPSSYAVLFGKADLAD
- a CDS encoding ferric reductase-like transmembrane domain-containing protein, encoding MEATSTQVRTGTRPPVVAAQWALWTFVIVNLVILEGLFLAAGTGQNGVLTVARFFGLHAAVLVLFQLLLVARLPWLDRRIGMDRLTVWHRWVGFTLLWTVLTHALLVVLGFARLDDASMAKTFSALAGVPASLLGMGAAAIIVVVAAVSARQVRRRLRYETWHGLHLLLYVALGLAFVHQLQETTTFSYSAPAKVYWWALWLFAFGALVTGRIVLPLWRNAYHRFRVAEVVLESDDVVSVRVTGRHLDRLPARAGQFCIWRFPGHNHWWLANPFSLSAAPDGRTLRLTAKAVGSASAGLRHVPVGSRAFVEGPYGAFTALHRTRPGALLIAGGVGITPVRALLEEEAGDDVVVLYRVRSESDAVLVDEVRALIADRGGRLHLLTGRTGETSPPFEPDGLLGLVPDIAERDVYVCGPPAMTSTVLGALRRLKVPHLQVHAERFGLA